In Planktothrix tepida PCC 9214, a genomic segment contains:
- the petA gene encoding cytochrome f, producing MRQIDQCLTVRRSRLWKLVWVAVAAVAFFFGGDFALPQSAAAYPFWAQETAPLTPREPTGRIVCANCHLASKPTEIEVPHSVLPDTVFKAVVKVPYDTNVQQVLGDGSKGGLNVGAVLMLPEGFKIAPEDRIPEEWKEEIGDLYFQPYREDQENVVIVGPLPGEEHQEIIFPVLSPDPATDKSVHYGKFAIHVGGNRGRGQVYPAGNSSNNTLYKASVAGTVTQVTTEEGAGSQVTIQTADGQTVVDEIPPGPSVIVSEGQTVAAGDALTNNPNVGGFGQHDTEIVLQSSTRVTGLIAFIALVMLAQVMLVMKKKQIEKVQAAEMNF from the coding sequence ATGCGACAAATTGATCAATGCCTAACTGTACGCCGTTCTAGGCTGTGGAAGTTAGTGTGGGTTGCTGTTGCTGCCGTCGCTTTCTTCTTTGGGGGTGATTTTGCTCTACCCCAGTCTGCTGCGGCTTATCCCTTTTGGGCGCAAGAAACAGCACCCCTGACCCCCCGTGAACCGACGGGACGAATTGTTTGTGCGAACTGCCATTTAGCGTCCAAGCCGACAGAAATTGAAGTCCCCCATTCTGTTTTACCGGATACTGTTTTTAAAGCGGTTGTTAAAGTTCCTTACGATACCAATGTTCAGCAAGTGCTTGGAGATGGTAGCAAAGGAGGTTTAAACGTCGGTGCGGTGTTAATGCTGCCCGAAGGCTTTAAGATTGCTCCTGAAGATCGCATTCCTGAAGAATGGAAAGAGGAAATTGGGGATCTTTATTTCCAACCCTATCGCGAAGATCAAGAAAATGTGGTCATTGTGGGGCCGTTACCTGGGGAAGAACATCAGGAAATTATCTTCCCGGTGTTGTCTCCTGACCCAGCAACGGATAAATCTGTTCACTATGGTAAATTTGCGATTCATGTCGGAGGAAACCGGGGTCGCGGTCAAGTCTATCCGGCTGGAAATTCTAGCAATAATACGCTTTATAAAGCTTCCGTTGCTGGAACCGTTACCCAAGTGACCACCGAAGAGGGAGCGGGTTCCCAGGTGACGATTCAAACGGCGGACGGTCAAACCGTTGTGGATGAAATTCCTCCTGGCCCTTCTGTGATAGTGTCTGAAGGCCAAACTGTTGCCGCCGGTGATGCTTTAACCAATAACCCCAACGTCGGTGGCTTTGGTCAACATGATACCGAAATCGTTCTGCAAAGTTCCACTCGTGTTACTGGGTTAATTGCTTTTATCGCCTTGGTGATGTTAGCTCAAGTAATGCTGGTGATGAAGAAGAAACAGATTGAGAAAGTTCAAGCGGCTGAAATGAACTTCTAA
- a CDS encoding alpha/beta fold hydrolase, protein MSITKNEIKVGSLEWFYRETNPENTDKIPVVFLHGLVSQSYSWLVVMDELEKQGYKAIAPDWIGSGYSGKPDKRDFAYTPDAFIQGLEEFLKQLKVEKFSLVVQGFLGSMGLQYALRHPEQIEKLIILNTPISTSAKLPWKLQQMALPFVGDMMTQDPLLVDRTLEGGSKYVIEDKVLEVYRSPFLKASAAGRSLLATLKNLRLKDALTEIESGFKNWHHPTQIIWGLIDPWLEFTDVKTFANGISGAEIVTLEKAGHYPQEHWPQEISEALILFLRKTVV, encoded by the coding sequence ATGTCAATTACTAAAAATGAGATTAAAGTTGGATCTTTAGAGTGGTTTTATCGGGAAACAAATCCGGAAAATACTGATAAAATTCCTGTGGTGTTTTTGCATGGATTAGTTTCTCAGAGTTATAGTTGGTTGGTGGTGATGGATGAATTAGAAAAACAAGGATATAAAGCGATCGCACCGGACTGGATTGGATCGGGATATTCAGGAAAACCGGATAAACGAGATTTTGCTTATACTCCTGATGCCTTTATTCAAGGGTTAGAGGAATTTTTAAAACAATTAAAAGTAGAAAAATTTTCTTTAGTTGTGCAAGGCTTTTTAGGTTCAATGGGATTACAATATGCGCTCCGTCATCCTGAACAAATTGAAAAATTAATTATTCTCAATACTCCGATTTCAACTTCTGCTAAACTTCCCTGGAAATTACAACAAATGGCGTTACCGTTTGTGGGAGATATGATGACTCAAGATCCGTTATTAGTGGATCGTACTTTGGAAGGTGGCAGTAAATATGTGATTGAGGATAAAGTTTTAGAAGTTTATAGGAGTCCCTTTTTAAAAGCATCTGCTGCGGGGCGATCGCTCTTAGCAACCTTAAAAAATTTACGGTTAAAAGATGCCCTAACTGAAATTGAATCTGGGTTTAAAAATTGGCATCATCCAACTCAAATTATTTGGGGATTAATCGATCCTTGGTTAGAGTTTACCGATGTTAAAACCTTTGCAAACGGAATTTCTGGGGCTGAAATTGTGACATTAGAAAAAGCCGGACATTATCCCCAAGAACATTGGCCTCAAGAAATCAGTGAAGCTTTAATCTTATTTTTGCGGAAAACGGTGGTTTAG
- a CDS encoding HEAT repeat domain-containing protein — protein sequence MAPFYRLTLFVFACIAYCGGTFCFSGSAVAKVENETQHLTDTNSHLFTRPLTAGSDLERSALSWQIAQSNPEKPPAKKPQKQPPKKSSFRFPSRMLILGVGALVITVGAILILIRLISPPNEDEGTVVDIEAQTVPENLPEPPKIPSPPPSVQVKAITQGQMQVSPTVLQRSQPPAPVEQNGYRDATLQVSTPDTPSDQPTTSENPLGANIPVTDTVNLHPPSYGLRLDPQERWINDLKQTSPDIRSNAIWELAQAGDSRAIQPLLELLIYSDSNQRSLVLAALSEIGTRTLKPLSRALSLSLQDENAEVRKNAIRDLTRIYDLATQMNQILQRAMDDPDPEVKELAKWATNRLSRLRSVSTHDEPPN from the coding sequence ATGGCTCCTTTTTATCGCCTGACCTTATTTGTATTCGCTTGTATTGCCTACTGTGGTGGAACGTTCTGCTTCAGTGGGAGTGCGGTTGCGAAGGTTGAGAACGAAACCCAACATCTCACAGACACAAACAGCCATCTCTTTACCCGACCCCTCACGGCTGGGTCAGATTTAGAGCGTTCTGCTTTATCCTGGCAAATTGCCCAAAGCAACCCTGAAAAACCACCAGCCAAAAAGCCTCAAAAACAGCCCCCTAAAAAATCATCTTTCCGCTTCCCCTCACGGATGTTAATCCTAGGGGTAGGAGCTTTAGTGATTACGGTCGGAGCCATTTTAATCTTAATTCGGCTGATCAGTCCTCCTAATGAGGATGAAGGTACAGTGGTGGATATTGAGGCGCAAACGGTTCCAGAAAATCTCCCTGAACCCCCAAAAATACCATCTCCCCCACCATCGGTACAGGTTAAAGCCATTACCCAGGGACAGATGCAAGTTTCTCCCACCGTTCTCCAACGGTCACAGCCTCCGGCTCCTGTAGAACAGAATGGTTATCGAGACGCGACATTACAGGTTTCTACCCCCGATACCCCATCCGATCAACCGACGACCTCTGAAAACCCCCTAGGAGCGAATATCCCTGTAACGGATACGGTCAATCTTCACCCACCCTCCTATGGACTGAGGCTTGATCCCCAGGAACGATGGATTAATGATTTAAAACAGACCAGTCCTGATATTAGAAGTAATGCAATTTGGGAACTGGCACAAGCAGGAGATTCGAGAGCCATTCAACCGTTATTAGAGTTATTAATCTATTCTGATTCTAATCAACGCAGTTTAGTTTTAGCTGCCCTCTCAGAAATTGGAACTCGCACGTTAAAACCCCTGAGCCGCGCCTTAAGTTTGTCTCTCCAAGATGAAAATGCCGAAGTTAGAAAAAATGCTATTCGAGATTTAACCCGAATTTATGATTTAGCAACACAAATGAATCAAATCTTACAGCGAGCTATGGATGATCCTGATCCTGAAGTTAAAGAACTAGCTAAATGGGCAACCAATCGATTAAGCCGCCTCCGTTCTGTTTCGACCCACGATGAACCTCCGAATTGA